A window of Gemmatimonadota bacterium contains these coding sequences:
- a CDS encoding DUF177 domain-containing protein: MKIDLRDIREGETEFAFEETPADLHITEEDSQFAGAINTRLVVYKYGDSLSAKGQTTCLVRPECARCLEPIEFPIVISYTFIFQKGRPDQMDDDDDETLIWLNEEPGEIDLGNDVKDYILLELPMIPTCAASPSGPCERYEQDPHELLEYESEKSPDPRWDALRALKESEQ, translated from the coding sequence ATGAAAATCGACCTGAGAGATATACGGGAAGGCGAAACCGAATTTGCGTTTGAAGAAACGCCAGCCGACCTGCACATTACCGAAGAAGACTCCCAATTTGCAGGTGCCATCAACACCCGTCTCGTCGTGTACAAATACGGCGACTCGCTCTCGGCCAAAGGGCAAACCACCTGTCTGGTGCGCCCCGAATGCGCGCGGTGCCTGGAACCCATTGAATTTCCCATCGTCATCTCATACACATTCATCTTTCAAAAGGGTCGTCCCGACCAGATGGACGATGACGATGACGAAACGCTGATCTGGCTCAATGAAGAACCCGGCGAAATAGACCTTGGCAATGACGTAAAAGATTATATTTTGCTTGAACTACCCATGATCCCAACCTGCGCTGCATCGCCTTCTGGCCCTTGTGAACGCTATGAGCAAGATCCCCACGAATTGCTGGAATACGAGAGTGAAAAGAGCCCTGACCCGCGTTGGGATGCTCTCCGCGCACTCAAAGAAAGCGAACAGTAA
- a CDS encoding 50S ribosomal protein L32, with amino-acid sequence MANPKRKSSNSRTGKRRANWKLRLPTFNECPNCGYQKIPHRVCGNCGYYNGREVIETDGF; translated from the coding sequence ATGGCCAACCCCAAACGAAAAAGTTCAAATTCTCGCACCGGTAAACGCCGTGCCAATTGGAAATTGCGTTTACCCACCTTTAACGAATGCCCCAACTGCGGGTATCAAAAAATACCCCATCGGGTCTGTGGAAATTGCGGTTATTACAATGGGCGCGAAGTGATTGAAACCGATGGCTTTTAG
- a CDS encoding glycoside hydrolase family 3 protein: protein MTPGDPGTSIEEAVGQMLMIGFRGDVLYGDIAALLRDIQPGGVVLFDYDLPSKGELVRNITSPHQLRALTSALQDIAPYFIAVDAEGGYVNRLKEEYGFTVSVPSAQKLGRQSLGKTKKVADALARELKDMGINWNFAPVVDVNIDTKSPAIGAIERSFSDVPRTVVAHANAFSKAHQERRVIPTLKHFPGHGSAAGDTHLGVTDVTETYRREKELLPYQKFIQKGYADPILTAHIVNRKLDKSGRPATLSHDIMTRLLRYEMGFDGVVISDDMQMGAIVEAYGLTEAVVEAVKAGVDMILLANQIGEYNIEQVYDVKNAIVQAVADGVVEEDRICESFNRIQKLKQRFRI, encoded by the coding sequence GTGACGCCTGGTGATCCTGGAACTTCCATAGAAGAAGCCGTGGGACAGATGCTGATGATCGGTTTTCGCGGCGATGTTCTATATGGGGATATTGCTGCGCTTCTGCGGGATATTCAACCCGGTGGGGTTGTGCTTTTTGATTATGATTTGCCGAGTAAAGGTGAGTTGGTGCGGAATATTACGTCTCCGCACCAACTTCGCGCTTTGACCTCAGCCCTTCAGGATATAGCACCCTATTTTATTGCGGTTGATGCAGAGGGTGGGTATGTCAATCGGCTGAAAGAGGAGTATGGTTTTACTGTTTCTGTGCCCTCTGCTCAAAAACTCGGCAGACAGTCTCTGGGTAAGACGAAAAAGGTAGCAGATGCTCTTGCGCGCGAATTGAAAGATATGGGGATTAACTGGAATTTTGCTCCGGTTGTCGATGTGAATATAGATACCAAAAGCCCGGCTATTGGCGCGATAGAACGGTCTTTTAGCGATGTTCCGAGGACTGTGGTGGCGCATGCCAATGCGTTTAGTAAGGCGCATCAAGAACGGCGGGTGATACCGACGCTAAAACACTTTCCCGGACACGGAAGTGCGGCAGGGGATACGCATCTCGGTGTTACAGATGTTACGGAGACATACCGACGTGAGAAGGAGCTTTTGCCGTATCAAAAATTCATCCAGAAAGGCTATGCAGATCCGATTCTTACCGCGCATATTGTAAATCGGAAGCTCGACAAGAGCGGGAGACCGGCAACTTTGTCGCACGATATTATGACGAGGCTCCTCAGATATGAGATGGGTTTTGATGGAGTCGTTATTTCTGACGATATGCAGATGGGGGCGATTGTCGAGGCGTATGGGTTGACGGAAGCGGTTGTTGAGGCTGTAAAAGCAGGTGTTGATATGATTTTGCTCGCCAACCAGATTGGGGAATACAATATTGAACAAGTTTACGATGTAAAAAATGCCATTGTACAGGCGGTAGCAGATGGCGTTGTTGAAGAAGATCGCATTTGCGAATCTTTTAATCGGATTCAAAAATTGAAACAGAGGTTCAGAATTTAA
- a CDS encoding ABC transporter ATP-binding protein, which produces MIQMSGVQKWYSSRFIRTVVLQGIDLEVASGEFVSIMGPSGSGKSTLLHIMGMLDSSNRGEYLFDGEAVHKMRERERSDCHKNNIGFVFQSYHLIDELTVYGNIETPLLYKKVKGDEREEMVNAMLDEFDLVEKKDLFPHQLSGGEQQRVGVARAVVIKPRVILADEPTGNLNSTQGEHVMNLFTKLHGEGTTIVQVTHSEKWASYSKRIVHLLDGEVVRDEGV; this is translated from the coding sequence ATGATTCAAATGTCGGGTGTTCAAAAGTGGTATTCGTCGCGTTTTATCCGGACGGTTGTGTTGCAGGGGATTGATCTGGAGGTTGCGTCCGGGGAGTTTGTATCTATTATGGGACCTTCTGGTTCGGGCAAATCCACGTTGTTGCATATTATGGGTATGCTGGATTCGTCGAATAGAGGGGAATATTTGTTTGATGGCGAAGCCGTGCATAAGATGCGCGAGCGCGAGCGGTCAGATTGCCACAAGAACAATATCGGTTTTGTGTTTCAGAGTTATCATTTGATTGATGAGTTGACTGTGTACGGCAATATCGAGACGCCTTTGTTGTACAAGAAGGTGAAGGGGGATGAACGCGAGGAGATGGTGAATGCGATGCTGGATGAGTTTGATCTGGTGGAAAAGAAGGATTTGTTTCCCCATCAATTGTCCGGCGGCGAACAACAGCGCGTGGGTGTTGCGCGAGCCGTGGTGATTAAACCACGCGTGATTCTGGCAGATGAACCCACGGGAAACTTAAATTCGACACAGGGCGAGCATGTGATGAATTTGTTCACTAAATTGCACGGGGAGGGAACAACTATTGTGCAGGTGACGCATTCGGAAAAGTGGGCAAGCTATAGCAAACGCATTGTGCATTTGCTCGATGGGGAAGTGGTGAGGGATGAGGGGGTTTGA
- a CDS encoding FAD-binding oxidoreductase, whose amino-acid sequence MNELMVVAFLLVLVFLLVRGRRAFASKDRFSEGAEGERFAHKWGYKDTRFEFDDDRTVHVTGTRYPLCGYRMPYFLPFVEEVLDVPVRPEDMGQEVEHRDLPAPVANDEFLRAVRDALNEDGVSQEDIERLVHSHGQLSVDEVYQILYHRPPERLVDVVLFPEEEADIQAIIQLANDHNVALVPYGGGTNVSGALAIPTSESRMVASVDMRRMNRIVQVDEENFQACVQAGISGKQLEIALNKLGYTSGHDPDSLEFSTLGGWIATNASGMKKNRYGNIEDIVIEATLVTPTGEVETHHATPRNSTGVQPRSFLFGSEGNLGIITRATIKIHKQPEAQEFGSLVFPSFERGVAYLKALRQTGQVPASIRLVNNTELQLGQALKPEVKGFKKLQQDIQQFFLVKVKGFDPEQLVACTIVMEGTKDEVRQQAKTIFRLAKKYGGISGGAHRGERGYMLTFGIAYIRDFFTQFHILGETFETSVPWTNIHDVIGAVEKKLFVLCEEYGVPGKPFLAYRVTQTYHTGVCIYFTMGFCAQGLEDSVGVYHAIERQLRQEILDHGGSLSHHHGVGKLRSGFLPQIQSENSIAVLRQMKKAMDPNNIFAIGNGAFAD is encoded by the coding sequence ATGAATGAACTGATGGTTGTCGCATTTTTACTGGTGCTGGTATTTTTGCTCGTTCGAGGGCGTCGCGCTTTTGCCAGTAAAGACCGTTTTTCTGAGGGGGCAGAAGGCGAGCGGTTTGCACACAAGTGGGGGTATAAGGATACGCGGTTTGAGTTTGACGATGACAGGACCGTGCATGTGACGGGAACGCGGTATCCGTTATGTGGCTATCGGATGCCGTATTTTTTGCCTTTTGTCGAAGAGGTGCTCGATGTGCCGGTCCGTCCCGAAGATATGGGGCAAGAGGTCGAGCACCGCGATTTGCCCGCGCCCGTGGCAAATGATGAATTTTTGAGGGCGGTGCGCGATGCGCTCAATGAAGATGGGGTTTCTCAGGAGGACATAGAGCGTCTGGTGCATAGTCATGGGCAGTTGAGCGTGGATGAGGTGTATCAAATTTTGTACCATCGACCGCCCGAACGTCTGGTGGATGTGGTGTTGTTTCCAGAGGAAGAAGCGGATATTCAGGCTATTATCCAGCTTGCAAATGACCACAATGTGGCGCTGGTGCCCTATGGTGGCGGGACGAATGTGAGCGGTGCGCTCGCAATTCCGACTTCAGAGTCGCGGATGGTCGCGTCGGTGGATATGCGCCGTATGAATCGCATTGTGCAGGTGGATGAAGAGAATTTTCAAGCGTGTGTGCAAGCGGGCATTTCGGGTAAGCAATTGGAGATTGCGCTAAATAAATTGGGATACACGTCGGGACACGATCCAGATAGTCTGGAGTTTTCAACTCTGGGGGGATGGATTGCGACCAATGCCAGTGGTATGAAGAAGAACCGGTATGGCAATATTGAGGATATTGTGATAGAGGCCACGCTGGTGACGCCGACGGGGGAGGTGGAGACACACCATGCGACGCCGCGCAATTCGACAGGTGTGCAGCCCAGGTCGTTTTTGTTTGGTAGCGAGGGCAATTTGGGGATTATTACCCGGGCGACGATAAAGATCCATAAACAGCCCGAAGCACAGGAGTTTGGCTCGCTGGTGTTTCCGTCATTTGAACGGGGTGTGGCTTACTTAAAGGCACTTCGGCAGACAGGGCAAGTTCCGGCGAGTATTCGGCTGGTGAACAATACGGAATTACAGCTTGGGCAGGCGCTGAAGCCCGAGGTAAAAGGATTCAAGAAGCTCCAGCAGGATATTCAGCAATTTTTTTTGGTTAAGGTCAAGGGATTTGATCCAGAGCAGTTGGTGGCGTGTACGATTGTGATGGAGGGCACAAAAGACGAGGTCCGGCAGCAGGCAAAGACGATTTTTCGTTTGGCGAAGAAATACGGTGGTATTTCGGGCGGAGCGCACAGGGGCGAGCGGGGGTATATGTTGACGTTTGGGATTGCGTATATTCGCGATTTTTTTACTCAGTTTCACATTTTGGGCGAGACATTTGAGACTTCTGTGCCGTGGACTAATATTCACGATGTTATTGGTGCGGTGGAAAAGAAGCTATTTGTTTTGTGTGAAGAATACGGCGTGCCAGGTAAGCCCTTTTTGGCCTATCGCGTGACGCAGACCTATCACACGGGTGTGTGCATTTATTTTACTATGGGTTTTTGCGCGCAGGGGCTTGAGGATTCGGTTGGCGTTTATCACGCGATTGAGCGCCAGTTGCGGCAGGAGATTTTAGATCATGGCGGGTCTTTGTCGCACCATCACGGCGTGGGCAAGCTCCGCAGTGGCTTTTTGCCGCAGATTCAAAGCGAAAATAGCATTGCAGTACTGCGGCAGATGAAAAAGGCGATGGATCCAAATAATATCTTTGCCATTGGCAATGGGGCGTTTGCGGATTGA
- a CDS encoding diacylglycerol kinase family lipid kinase, with the protein MSFLFQLMLNHWTIIANPVSGRGRARRIGERVADLLRERGVNAHLMMSGAPGDCERLAREALARGARQVAACGGDGTVHEVVNGLANSDAVLGVVPCGRGNDLVRALGLSSDVKDVVNTLVHGEDRAIDLGKTGGRFFTTVASLGFDTAVAQRARSRPSRLGGTASYCLAVLQTLFGYRSPLVRLRGDFGVFEGRVLLAATANAPFYGSGIKIAPDAIFDDGVLDLCIVADVSRWTVLRMFLRAYSGAHVGHSAVRVVQTRTLQIESDDSLWIFADGEPMCEVPAMIEVVSGALRVKV; encoded by the coding sequence GTGAGTTTTCTTTTTCAGCTTATGTTAAATCACTGGACAATTATTGCAAATCCCGTTTCGGGACGTGGTCGTGCAAGGCGCATAGGTGAGCGGGTTGCGGATTTGTTGCGCGAGCGCGGTGTAAATGCCCATTTGATGATGTCGGGAGCACCGGGCGATTGCGAGCGGTTAGCGCGGGAAGCGTTGGCGCGTGGGGCAAGACAGGTTGCTGCGTGTGGGGGGGATGGGACAGTGCATGAGGTGGTCAATGGGCTTGCAAATTCAGACGCGGTTTTGGGGGTTGTGCCCTGTGGCCGGGGGAATGATTTGGTACGGGCGTTGGGACTGTCCAGTGATGTGAAGGATGTGGTCAATACGCTGGTGCATGGAGAGGATCGCGCGATTGATCTGGGGAAAACTGGCGGCCGGTTTTTTACGACTGTTGCGAGTTTAGGTTTCGATACGGCGGTGGCGCAAAGGGCGCGATCTCGACCTTCGAGATTGGGTGGGACAGCGTCCTATTGTCTGGCGGTTTTGCAAACGCTATTTGGATATCGGTCTCCTCTTGTGCGTTTGCGGGGAGATTTTGGCGTTTTTGAAGGGCGTGTTTTGCTGGCGGCAACGGCGAACGCGCCTTTTTATGGGAGTGGGATTAAAATTGCACCTGATGCCATTTTTGACGATGGGGTGCTGGATTTGTGCATTGTGGCAGATGTTTCGCGCTGGACGGTTCTGCGGATGTTTTTGCGCGCGTATTCCGGCGCTCATGTTGGTCATTCTGCTGTGCGCGTTGTGCAGACGAGAACTTTGCAGATTGAGTCCGATGATTCCCTGTGGATTTTTGCCGATGGGGAACCGATGTGTGAGGTTCCCGCAATGATAGAGGTTGTTTCGGGTGCGTTGAGGGTGAAGGTATAG
- the fabF gene encoding beta-ketoacyl-ACP synthase II, which yields MGALAPNGNTTESYWEALCNGQTGVGPITKFDATDFRVQFAAEIKNFDPAHFGIDPRSQRRMDLFTQYAIAASVQAVENAGLDINNEQAERIGVVFGSGIGGIQTFEDQHEAYRKDGPRRISPLFVPMMIPDMSAGQVSIHLGAKGPNYTTVTACASAAHAIGNAAREIWDDEADVMITGGAEAAITPMSVGGFAAARTLSTRNDAPTQASRPFDADRDGFVIGEGAGGLVLEELERATQRGATIYAEVVGTGYTGDAYHITGMAPGGEGGARAMCRAMRQAQINPGDVAYINAHGTSTPVGDPAETAAIKSVFGDRAKKLAVSSTKSMTGHLLGASGAIETIAATLAVHHNVVPPTINYETPDPKCDLDYVPNEAREIPVEIAISNSFGFGGHNAVLILRKFRN from the coding sequence ATGGGCGCACTTGCCCCCAATGGAAATACTACGGAAAGCTATTGGGAAGCATTGTGCAATGGACAAACAGGTGTTGGCCCCATAACAAAATTTGACGCCACTGATTTCCGCGTGCAGTTTGCCGCCGAAATCAAAAACTTTGACCCAGCGCACTTTGGCATTGACCCTCGAAGCCAGCGCCGCATGGATCTCTTTACCCAGTACGCCATTGCAGCATCTGTTCAGGCCGTAGAAAATGCAGGTCTCGATATCAATAATGAACAGGCCGAACGCATCGGGGTTGTATTTGGCTCGGGTATTGGCGGCATCCAAACCTTTGAGGATCAGCACGAAGCCTATCGCAAAGATGGTCCAAGACGCATCAGTCCACTTTTTGTGCCCATGATGATCCCCGACATGTCCGCAGGTCAAGTATCCATTCACCTCGGTGCCAAAGGCCCCAATTATACCACCGTCACGGCTTGCGCCTCGGCAGCCCATGCCATTGGCAATGCAGCCCGCGAAATTTGGGACGACGAAGCCGATGTCATGATCACAGGGGGGGCAGAAGCCGCCATTACCCCAATGTCAGTCGGAGGATTTGCCGCGGCGCGAACGCTTTCAACCCGCAACGACGCCCCAACGCAAGCCAGCCGCCCCTTTGACGCAGACCGAGATGGATTCGTAATTGGAGAAGGTGCCGGTGGACTTGTTCTGGAAGAACTCGAACGCGCAACACAACGGGGCGCCACTATCTATGCCGAAGTAGTGGGGACTGGCTACACTGGCGATGCCTATCACATTACCGGTATGGCACCTGGCGGTGAGGGAGGTGCCCGCGCCATGTGCCGTGCCATGCGGCAGGCACAGATCAATCCCGGAGACGTAGCTTATATCAATGCACACGGCACATCAACACCTGTGGGCGATCCGGCAGAAACAGCCGCCATCAAATCCGTATTTGGCGACCGGGCCAAAAAGCTCGCCGTCAGTTCGACAAAATCCATGACCGGACATCTTCTGGGAGCTTCGGGTGCGATTGAAACCATTGCAGCAACCCTGGCGGTTCACCACAATGTGGTACCGCCCACGATCAACTATGAAACACCCGACCCAAAATGCGACCTCGATTACGTGCCCAATGAAGCGCGAGAAATACCCGTTGAAATCGCCATCAGCAACTCCTTTGGCTTCGGGGGTCACAACGCAGTACTCATCCTGCGTAAGTTTCGCAACTAA
- a CDS encoding SDR family oxidoreductase: protein MGRLRIENGKDQLILNGAMFCNKVAIITGASSGLGATLALELAKQGAHLALFARREGKLSETAEQCRDLGAQVVTVVGDVTQVEDCEQLVEATIAEFGCIDYLIANAGISMWARFDEVEDLEVFRKLMETNYLGLVYCIHAALPHLKVSKGMIVAIASLQGKFGVPLHTGYGASKHAVLGFLNALRLEVEDVHVLTVLPHWLQGTNLRRHAFGKDGEALGDSSQRHNKEALSLRSCCRAILKAMRKQKRELVLPWHHRALPFLQVIHPKIVEWLVKRKMKDQGLGDMA from the coding sequence ATGGGGCGTTTGCGGATTGAAAATGGAAAGGACCAACTGATTTTGAATGGCGCGATGTTTTGCAATAAGGTAGCGATTATTACAGGCGCGTCTTCGGGACTTGGGGCGACGTTGGCTCTGGAACTTGCGAAGCAGGGCGCACATCTGGCATTGTTTGCTCGGCGAGAGGGAAAGCTGAGCGAGACGGCTGAGCAGTGTCGGGATTTGGGCGCACAGGTGGTGACGGTGGTGGGGGATGTGACACAGGTCGAAGATTGTGAGCAGTTGGTTGAGGCGACGATTGCAGAATTTGGCTGCATAGATTATTTGATTGCCAATGCCGGGATCAGTATGTGGGCGCGGTTTGATGAGGTGGAAGATTTGGAAGTGTTTCGCAAGTTGATGGAGACCAATTATCTCGGTTTGGTTTATTGCATTCATGCGGCATTGCCACATTTGAAAGTTTCGAAGGGTATGATCGTGGCCATTGCATCTTTGCAGGGCAAATTTGGTGTGCCTCTGCATACGGGATATGGCGCGTCAAAGCACGCGGTGCTGGGTTTTTTAAATGCTCTGCGTCTGGAAGTTGAAGATGTGCATGTGTTGACGGTTTTGCCGCATTGGCTTCAGGGAACGAATTTGAGACGGCACGCTTTTGGGAAGGATGGTGAAGCACTGGGCGATTCCTCACAGCGGCACAATAAAGAGGCGCTTTCTCTTAGATCTTGTTGTAGGGCAATTTTGAAAGCTATGCGAAAACAGAAGCGCGAATTGGTGCTTCCCTGGCACCACCGCGCATTGCCCTTTCTTCAAGTGATTCATCCCAAAATTGTCGAGTGGCTGGTGAAGAGGAAGATGAAGGATCAGGGTTTGGGAGATATGGCGTGA
- a CDS encoding ketoacyl-ACP synthase III: MYPLTATISGVGHYVPEQKLTNADLEKMVDTSDEWITSRTGIKERRILNEGLGTSFMALKSMEAILHNKGLDARDIDLIIVATITPDMVFPSSACLVQDQIGAANAWAFDLSAACSGFLYALMVGGQFVETGAHKRVVVIGADKMSSITDYTDRETCVLFGDGAGAVLLEPGEPGLGLKDFILYSDGSGVKHLRQPAGGSLLPASRETVDKKMHYIYQDGREVFKFAVPKMAEVSAQILERNGLVGKDIALFVPHQANKRIIDACVKRTDIPKDRVVVNIDRYANTSAATIPIGLSEAVEQGRLSRGDNVLLASAGAGYTWGSTLLTWAY, encoded by the coding sequence ATGTATCCCCTTACAGCCACCATCAGCGGGGTGGGGCACTACGTCCCAGAACAAAAGCTGACCAATGCCGACCTCGAAAAAATGGTCGATACATCCGACGAGTGGATCACCTCCCGCACAGGCATCAAAGAACGCCGCATCCTCAACGAGGGGTTGGGCACATCTTTTATGGCTCTAAAATCTATGGAAGCCATTCTGCACAACAAAGGACTCGATGCCAGAGATATCGACTTGATCATCGTTGCGACCATCACCCCCGACATGGTATTTCCGTCATCAGCCTGTCTGGTACAGGACCAAATTGGTGCCGCAAATGCCTGGGCTTTCGACCTATCGGCAGCATGTAGCGGTTTTCTATATGCCCTAATGGTGGGAGGGCAATTTGTTGAAACGGGCGCACACAAACGCGTGGTCGTCATTGGGGCCGACAAAATGAGCAGCATCACAGACTACACCGACCGCGAGACCTGTGTGCTCTTTGGCGATGGCGCGGGCGCGGTTTTACTCGAACCCGGCGAACCCGGTTTGGGGCTTAAAGACTTTATTCTCTATTCTGATGGCAGCGGCGTAAAACATCTGCGACAACCCGCTGGCGGCAGTCTGCTTCCGGCCTCTCGTGAAACCGTTGATAAGAAAATGCACTATATTTATCAAGATGGTCGCGAAGTTTTCAAATTTGCAGTTCCCAAGATGGCCGAAGTTTCCGCTCAAATCCTCGAACGCAACGGCCTTGTCGGCAAAGACATCGCGCTTTTTGTGCCACATCAGGCCAACAAGCGCATTATCGACGCCTGTGTTAAACGCACAGATATACCCAAAGATCGCGTTGTAGTCAATATCGACCGCTATGCCAACACCTCGGCTGCCACTATTCCCATTGGCCTGTCTGAAGCAGTCGAACAGGGCCGTCTCAGCCGCGGTGACAATGTGCTGCTCGCCAGTGCCGGTGCGGGATATACCTGGGGCAGCACCCTGCTAACCTGGGCTTATTAA
- a CDS encoding acyl carrier protein, translating into MTDDIQQKVTDLIVDQLGVDADSVNADAHFIDDLGADSLDTVELVMAFEEEFDMEISDEDAEKLETVGDAIAYLDERLD; encoded by the coding sequence ATGACCGATGATATTCAACAAAAAGTTACTGACCTGATCGTTGACCAACTCGGCGTTGATGCCGATAGCGTCAATGCCGACGCCCATTTTATTGACGATCTGGGCGCAGACTCGCTCGACACAGTCGAATTGGTCATGGCTTTCGAAGAAGAATTTGACATGGAAATTTCCGATGAAGACGCCGAGAAGCTCGAAACAGTTGGCGATGCCATCGCATACTTAGACGAGCGTCTGGATTAA
- a CDS encoding nucleoside-diphosphate kinase — protein sequence MERTLLIVKPDAVAQNVIGEIIRRLEEKNFRIVNLEMVRLTRQQAAEFYTVHRQRPFYNDLLDFMTSGPCVPVALERDNAVAFLREAIGSTNPEEAAEGTIRKDFATNIQNNAVHASDSLENAAKEVAFFFG from the coding sequence ATGGAACGCACCCTGCTCATCGTCAAACCCGACGCTGTTGCACAAAATGTAATCGGTGAAATCATTCGCCGTCTCGAAGAAAAAAATTTTCGAATTGTAAATCTGGAAATGGTTCGCCTCACGCGCCAACAGGCCGCCGAATTTTATACAGTACATCGCCAACGGCCTTTTTACAACGACCTGCTCGATTTTATGACCTCTGGCCCCTGTGTGCCCGTGGCACTTGAGCGGGACAATGCCGTTGCATTTTTGCGCGAGGCCATTGGCAGCACCAATCCCGAAGAAGCCGCAGAAGGCACCATTCGCAAAGACTTTGCAACCAATATTCAAAACAATGCCGTACACGCCTCAGATTCACTGGAAAACGCAGCCAAAGAAGTGGCTTTCTTTTTTGGGTAA
- the fabD gene encoding ACP S-malonyltransferase: protein MTKKAFLFPGQGSQFVGMGYDLYRTAPEAHKIFDLADDVLDIDIKSFCFSGPAESLKQTAVTQPAIFAHSIAALEVLKSRGLQPDLVAGHSVGELAALVAAGVMRVEDGFRVVSVRGHAMQVAGKIRPGTMAAVLGLDDDVMIRLCADLSSSGHVTTANFNCPGQVVLSGEENAVDEALEKAKALGAKRAVLLPVGGAFHSALMQPAVTALTDMLDDVPFAQAQIPVIPNVTAESTRDPDLLKDLLIEQVISPVRWTESMQRLIAEGMTEALEVGPGNVLKGLLRRIDRNIPVHEAGTLEAIEQL from the coding sequence ATGACAAAAAAAGCTTTCCTATTTCCAGGGCAAGGCTCCCAATTTGTTGGCATGGGATACGATCTGTACAGGACCGCACCAGAAGCGCACAAAATTTTTGATCTTGCCGACGATGTGCTCGACATAGACATCAAATCATTCTGCTTTAGCGGTCCTGCCGAGTCACTCAAACAAACCGCAGTCACACAACCGGCAATTTTTGCCCACAGCATTGCCGCTCTTGAAGTACTTAAAAGCCGGGGACTGCAACCCGACCTCGTTGCAGGACACAGTGTCGGAGAACTCGCCGCCCTCGTTGCAGCAGGTGTCATGCGCGTCGAAGACGGCTTTCGGGTCGTCAGCGTTCGCGGACATGCCATGCAAGTCGCGGGAAAAATTCGGCCAGGCACCATGGCTGCAGTGCTCGGTCTTGACGACGACGTAATGATTCGTCTTTGCGCTGACCTCAGTTCTTCGGGCCATGTTACAACAGCCAATTTCAATTGCCCCGGACAAGTGGTCCTATCTGGCGAGGAAAATGCCGTTGATGAAGCACTCGAAAAAGCCAAAGCACTGGGAGCCAAACGCGCCGTGCTCCTGCCCGTAGGCGGCGCATTTCACTCGGCCCTGATGCAGCCAGCCGTAACAGCACTGACCGACATGCTCGACGATGTGCCATTTGCTCAAGCGCAAATTCCCGTAATACCCAATGTCACTGCTGAATCCACCCGCGATCCAGATCTGCTCAAAGACCTGTTGATCGAGCAAGTTATTTCGCCGGTTCGCTGGACCGAATCCATGCAACGACTCATTGCAGAAGGCATGACCGAAGCCCTCGAAGTGGGGCCAGGCAATGTGCTCAAGGGACTCCTGCGCCGAATTGACCGAAATATTCCGGTCCACGAAGCCGGCACATTGGAAGCTATAGAACAACTTTAG
- the fabG gene encoding 3-oxoacyl-[acyl-carrier-protein] reductase gives MNRLAGKTALVTGGSRGIGEAIALRLAREGANIAVCASQSTEAAEAVAEKIRAQGREALVQQTDVSNAESVESLVETVLDTWGKIDVLVNNAGIARDNLLMRMKEDEWDAVLDVNLKGAYHCIKAVTRPMMRARAGRIINVSSVVGLLGNAGQINYAASKSGLIGLTKSVARELASRNITANAIAPGFIPTDMTAKLNDKIQEQLIAQIPLGKLGSPEDVAAAAAFLASDDAAYITGQVLVVDGGMVM, from the coding sequence ATGAACCGACTCGCAGGTAAAACAGCCCTTGTAACGGGCGGATCCCGCGGCATTGGCGAGGCCATTGCCCTGCGCCTTGCACGCGAAGGGGCCAACATCGCCGTATGTGCCAGCCAAAGCACAGAAGCTGCAGAAGCAGTGGCCGAAAAAATCCGCGCACAAGGCCGTGAAGCCCTTGTACAACAGACCGATGTCTCCAATGCCGAATCTGTTGAATCCCTTGTCGAAACCGTCCTCGACACCTGGGGCAAAATCGATGTGCTCGTCAACAATGCGGGTATCGCCCGCGACAATTTGTTGATGCGTATGAAAGAAGACGAGTGGGATGCAGTTCTTGACGTCAATCTCAAAGGTGCGTACCATTGTATCAAAGCCGTCACCCGTCCCATGATGAGAGCGCGAGCCGGTCGCATCATCAATGTCTCATCGGTCGTGGGGCTTCTGGGCAATGCAGGGCAGATCAATTACGCCGCATCCAAATCGGGTCTTATTGGCCTGACCAAATCCGTAGCCAGGGAATTGGCCAGCCGCAATATTACGGCCAACGCCATTGCGCCCGGTTTTATTCCAACGGACATGACCGCCAAACTCAACGACAAAATACAAGAACAGTTGATCGCACAGATTCCACTGGGCAAACTCGGCAGTCCCGAAGATGTCGCCGCTGCCGCAGCCTTTCTCGCTTCTGATGACGCGGCCTATATTACCGGACAGGTTCTCGTTGTCGATGGCGGAATGGTGATGTAA